In uncultured Fibrobacter sp., the following proteins share a genomic window:
- a CDS encoding SUMF1/EgtB/PvdO family nonheme iron enzyme: MANENEEQQKNKRKKKNIAILVLMFLLLVTLFIVQCHLDQIKQEALAKEQETALEMQRRQTLDSLRALEQARADSIRMADSLAKLSADSSRIADSLRIADSLAALQNNVNRDSIRHVRDSLNRIKDSLAAIDKARADSLQRIADSLAAIEKAKADSLEKKRIQDSIRAADQVPPVAEIAPPAGRYYDPIKLKVKCEEIKCKTFLSIGDTLHAQEAGKAIEYNKTGSVFFYAEDSVGNRSAWEEAKYDMASDNICGKNAYPVPLGGKTVCVDAYEYPNKADELPRDMVSQEQAASLCQQEGKHLCSLAEWQAACKSKDNTRYSYGDSYKQNKCNTNTKAAKRSGRKEQCRSWYGMYDMNGNLWEWTSTTSKDHPNMYLVAGGAWNTNNESKCTDNKFSFYPQNQYPNVGFRCCK; the protein is encoded by the coding sequence ATGGCAAACGAAAACGAAGAACAGCAGAAAAACAAACGCAAAAAGAAGAACATCGCCATTCTCGTGTTGATGTTCCTCTTGTTGGTGACCCTTTTTATTGTGCAGTGCCACTTGGACCAAATCAAGCAAGAAGCGCTCGCCAAGGAGCAGGAAACAGCTCTTGAAATGCAACGCCGTCAGACGCTCGATAGCCTGCGTGCACTGGAACAGGCTCGTGCCGATAGCATCCGTATGGCCGATTCTTTGGCAAAGCTCAGTGCCGACAGTTCTCGCATCGCTGACAGCCTGCGCATTGCAGACTCTTTGGCGGCCCTCCAGAACAACGTGAACCGCGACAGCATTCGCCACGTGCGCGACAGTCTGAACCGCATCAAGGATAGCCTTGCCGCCATTGACAAAGCTCGCGCCGACAGCCTGCAACGCATCGCCGATTCCTTGGCAGCTATCGAAAAAGCCAAGGCCGATTCACTCGAAAAGAAGCGCATTCAAGACAGCATCCGTGCCGCCGACCAGGTGCCGCCCGTTGCCGAAATTGCGCCGCCTGCAGGCCGTTACTACGACCCGATTAAGCTCAAGGTTAAGTGCGAAGAAATCAAGTGTAAGACATTCCTTTCGATTGGCGACACGCTCCACGCTCAAGAAGCAGGCAAGGCCATCGAATACAATAAGACCGGAAGCGTATTCTTCTACGCCGAAGACTCCGTGGGCAACCGCTCTGCTTGGGAAGAAGCCAAATACGACATGGCCAGCGACAACATTTGCGGCAAGAACGCCTACCCCGTTCCGCTCGGCGGCAAGACCGTTTGCGTAGACGCTTACGAATACCCGAACAAGGCTGACGAACTCCCCCGCGACATGGTGAGCCAGGAACAGGCCGCAAGCCTTTGCCAGCAAGAAGGCAAGCACCTTTGCAGCCTCGCCGAATGGCAGGCCGCTTGCAAGAGCAAGGACAACACTCGCTACAGCTACGGCGACAGCTATAAGCAGAACAAGTGCAACACCAACACAAAGGCAGCCAAGCGCAGTGGCCGTAAGGAACAGTGCCGCAGCTGGTACGGCATGTACGACATGAACGGAAACCTTTGGGAATGGACTTCGACTACGAGCAAGGATCACCCGAATATGTACTTAGTTGCTGGCGGTGCCTGGAACACTAACAACGAAAGTAAGTGCACCGACAATAAGTTCAGTTTCTACCCGCAGAACCAGTACCCCAACGTCGGATTCCGTTGCTGTAAGTAA